In Prunus dulcis chromosome 2, ALMONDv2, whole genome shotgun sequence, a single genomic region encodes these proteins:
- the LOC117620360 gene encoding F-box/kelch-repeat protein SKIP4, with protein sequence MDQPGVVSEGISQMELSQQFLISGLPDDIALFCLARVPRKYHGLLKCVSKRWRDLVCSEEWHSYRQKHKFDETWIYALCRDKLDRLCCYVLDPNSSRRSWKLVHGLPSCVLKRKGMGFEVLGNKVYLLGGCGWCEDATGEVYCYDASLNAWSEASPLSTARCYFACEVLDGKIYSIGGLGSNSSDPHSWDIYDPCTNSWKFHADPNIVPEIEDSVVMDGKIYIHCGTSAVTSHVYAVVYEPSSGTWQHADADMVAGWRGPAVVVDGTLYVLDQSSGTRLMMWQKESREWIPVGRLSSLLTRPPCQLVAIGKKFYVVGKGLSTVMFDVENAGNMEGVMVSSSIPKLNSDDDVISCKCLSI encoded by the exons ATGGACCAGCCAGGTGTTGTATCAGAGGGGATCAGTCAAATGGAACTGAGCCAACAGTTTCTTATATCTGGCCTTCCAGATGACATTGCTCTCTTTTGCCTGGCTAGGGTTCCCCGGAAGTATCATGGACTCCTAAAGTGTGTTTCAAAAAGATGGAGAGACTTAGTGTGTAGTGAAGAGTGGCATTCTTACCGTCAAAAGCATAAATTTGATGAGACTTGGATCTACGCTTTGTGTCGAGACAAGTTGGACCGACTTTGCTGTTATGTGTTGGATCCCAACTCATCAAGAAGGTCATGGAAGCTTGTTCATGGACTTCCGTCTTGCGTCTTGAAGAGAAAAGGCATGGGTTTTGAAGTGCTGGGAAACAAAGTTTACCTGTTGGGTGGTTGTGGTTGGTGTGAAGATGCTACTGGCGAGGTCTACTGTTATGATGCTTCCCTGAACGCTTGGAGTGAAGCTTCTCCATTATCCACTGCTAG GTGCTATTTCGCCTGTGAAGTATTGGATGGAAAAATATATTCCATTGGCGGTTTAGGTTCAAATTCAAGTGATCCACATTCTTGGGACATCTATGACCCTTGCACCAATAGTTGGAAATTTCACGCTGACCCAAACATTGTCCCTGAAATTGAGGATTCTGTGGTCATGGATGGGAAGATCTACATTCACTGCGGGACTTCTGCTGTAACTTCTCATGTGTACGCTGTTGTTTATGAACCATCAAGTGGCACATGGCAGCATGCAGATGCCGACATGGTTGCCGGCTGGCGGGGTCCAGCAGTTGTCGTAGATGGGACCCTCTATGTGTTGGATCAGAGTTCAGGAACCAGGCTGATGATGTGGCAAAAGGAGTCTAGGGAGTGGATTCCTGTTGGGAGGCTGTCATCCTTGCTCACCAGGCCGCCCTGTCAACTTGTAGCTATTGGGAAGAAATTTTACGTTGTAGGAAAGGGGCTTAGCACAGTCATGTTTGATGTTGAGAATGCAGGGAATATGGAAGGGGTGATGGTTAGTTCTTCAATACCTAAATTGAATTCTGATGATGATGTAATCAGCTGTAAATGTCTATcaatttga